The Nitrospira sp. KM1 genome includes a window with the following:
- a CDS encoding ABC transporter permease, giving the protein MTPVGALVRKELRSYFVSPVVYVVGAVFLLIVGLLAYLYIVFAGAQAIQLMQMQGGQAQINLNDLVFRNLFTSVRFVLLIILPILTMRLFSEERKLRTFEFLLTSPIGLNEIVTGKFVSVLVIFLGLLGLTGFIPVTLSLFSDFDWYPILTGYLGLALLGSLFLSVGLLASALTENQIVAAFVSFGFLLLVWLLAGLGSLLGDTLPGYIISYASFMEHYDHLVRGLIDTKDLIYFITASGLMLFLTHRVVHSSRWQ; this is encoded by the coding sequence ATGACACCGGTCGGAGCCTTGGTGAGGAAGGAGCTTCGCTCGTATTTTGTCTCACCGGTCGTGTATGTGGTCGGCGCTGTCTTCTTATTGATCGTCGGTCTGCTCGCATACCTGTACATCGTTTTTGCGGGCGCTCAGGCGATTCAATTGATGCAGATGCAGGGCGGCCAGGCACAGATCAACTTGAACGATTTGGTATTCAGAAATCTGTTCACCAGCGTGCGCTTCGTCCTGTTGATCATTCTCCCTATTCTCACCATGCGGCTCTTTTCGGAAGAAAGGAAACTTCGCACCTTTGAATTCCTTTTGACCTCCCCGATCGGCCTCAATGAAATCGTGACAGGAAAATTCGTGAGCGTCCTTGTAATTTTTCTAGGCCTGCTCGGACTGACCGGCTTCATTCCTGTCACGCTGTCACTCTTCAGCGATTTCGATTGGTACCCGATACTTACTGGCTATCTTGGGCTCGCACTCCTTGGAAGTCTGTTTCTATCCGTGGGACTGCTGGCCTCTGCCTTGACGGAAAATCAGATCGTGGCCGCCTTCGTAAGCTTCGGTTTCTTGCTTTTGGTCTGGTTGCTTGCCGGACTCGGATCGTTGCTCGGAGACACTCTCCCCGGATACATCATCTCGTACGCCTCATTCATGGAACATTACGATCACCTCGTGCGCGGCCTGATCGATACCAAAGATTTGATCTATTTCATCACCGCCTCAGGCTTGATGCTTTTTTTGACTCACCGAGTCGTCCATTCATCGCGCTGGCAATGA
- a CDS encoding AAA family ATPase → MKVIEEAEALARQPLVSSQVNGHERPDLTLSEAAGLYNVSSFKWGARFTFDRLSEKYGSEKAELSVFLLGEPVMPCKAIGLTSEGTQKQIAKALTESIPSVPWKDLLQNACAMVLQSKRTGRPAVKLTRFTQVEPFTYSVNPLIVRRKPVIIYGDGGQGKSSFALLLAAMVSTGQTIAGIRALQGRSLFLDWEDDEEVHARRLQALIAGHPELSDAEIDYLPCEEPLVRMIYPLVRRIQADGITFVVIDSLMAASGGDASSETVSKFFDAVRLLKTETLLLGHVPKTLAEGQEAQSVYGSVFNKNRARSTWEFKREQELGADTAVIGLFHRKSNHTRRHHPIGLTMTQDEACSVIRFEACDLRETAELANALPVASRIRNLLEDGIMRTPQDIAYELDVALSTIQRTLRKHKGHKWQMIGGPGMTTKWTVLNARNEIGN, encoded by the coding sequence ATGAAGGTGATCGAGGAAGCCGAAGCCCTTGCCCGACAACCCTTAGTCTCCTCACAGGTGAACGGCCATGAGCGGCCAGACTTGACCCTCTCTGAAGCGGCTGGTCTCTATAACGTGTCCTCGTTCAAATGGGGCGCGCGCTTCACGTTCGATCGGCTGTCTGAGAAGTATGGATCTGAGAAGGCAGAACTCTCAGTGTTCCTCCTCGGCGAGCCCGTCATGCCCTGCAAGGCGATCGGCCTCACCTCTGAAGGGACGCAGAAGCAAATCGCCAAGGCCCTCACCGAGTCCATCCCGTCCGTACCATGGAAAGACCTGCTGCAGAATGCCTGCGCCATGGTTCTGCAGAGCAAGCGCACCGGTCGACCGGCCGTCAAACTGACCCGCTTCACGCAAGTTGAGCCGTTCACCTACTCCGTTAATCCCCTGATCGTCAGACGCAAGCCCGTGATCATCTACGGGGACGGCGGCCAGGGCAAAAGCTCGTTTGCTCTTCTTCTCGCCGCCATGGTCTCAACCGGGCAAACCATCGCGGGCATCCGGGCGCTACAAGGCCGTTCGCTCTTTCTCGATTGGGAAGATGACGAGGAAGTGCACGCGAGGCGCCTGCAGGCCCTCATTGCCGGCCATCCCGAACTATCGGATGCGGAGATTGATTATCTGCCCTGCGAGGAACCGCTCGTCCGGATGATCTATCCGCTGGTGAGGCGGATCCAGGCCGATGGCATCACGTTCGTGGTCATCGATTCATTGATGGCCGCCAGTGGCGGGGATGCCTCCTCCGAGACCGTCTCGAAATTCTTCGATGCCGTGCGGCTGCTCAAAACCGAAACCCTCTTACTTGGTCATGTGCCGAAGACCCTCGCGGAAGGCCAGGAGGCCCAGAGCGTGTACGGCAGCGTGTTCAACAAGAACCGGGCGCGCAGTACGTGGGAATTCAAGCGTGAACAGGAACTCGGCGCAGATACCGCCGTCATCGGCCTCTTTCATCGCAAGTCGAACCATACCCGGCGTCATCATCCAATTGGGCTCACCATGACGCAGGACGAGGCGTGCTCGGTCATCCGCTTCGAAGCCTGCGACCTCCGCGAGACGGCCGAATTAGCGAACGCACTCCCGGTCGCCTCTCGTATTCGAAACCTCCTTGAGGACGGGATCATGCGCACCCCTCAGGACATCGCCTATGAGTTGGACGTTGCCTTATCGACCATTCAGCGGACCCTCAGAAAGCACAAAGGCCATAAGTGGCAGATGATCGGCGGGCCCGGTATGACGACGAAATGGACCGTGCTGAACGCCAGAAATGAAATAGGAAACTGA
- a CDS encoding ATP-dependent endonuclease — MFIDGFGFCNYKSFEEAPQQFSPLRKLNVFIGQNNAGKSNILTFLTRFYKESAKHLQSNHSLRFQRDPVLDFPANGKGPLRVGFAITLGADTPEKIIKRSRPVQPERAAVLIDKILRSSCLCRDQKTAWFWYAESSYTPQISPQLIEAARAATDVNHHEWAALWSLFHSGGTPGDIRTICIPQVLHELSPIQNPHPPIELISAIRSIGEANTEQANNFSGHGIIDRLARLESPGLMHQNKRALFDEIVRFFRTVTKNDQARITIPYERDTILVEMNGKTLPLISLGTGIHEVIILAAAATILQNQIVCIEEPELHLHPSLQKLLIRYLLENTSNQYFITTHSPHFLDAPNASIFHIRQENGFSKGELAETDCSKSMICGDLGHRASDLMQANSVIWVEGPSDRIYLQHWINSIAPTLLEGLHYSIMFYGGRLLSHLSADDKEIEDFISLRRLNRWLSIVIDSDKKNSKAAINATKRRVQAEFDSGPGFSWITAGREIENYIKATTLEDAVKGLYGSKAILRGRNKYSHRLCEHYDKVKVAHAIAQKSADLLMLDLEEKIQSLVKFICAANDLSVANVLQTELNDKT, encoded by the coding sequence ATGTTTATTGACGGATTCGGCTTCTGCAATTACAAAAGTTTTGAAGAAGCGCCGCAGCAGTTCTCTCCACTCAGAAAGTTAAATGTCTTCATTGGCCAGAACAACGCAGGCAAGTCCAACATCCTCACCTTCTTAACAAGGTTCTATAAGGAGAGCGCAAAACATTTACAGAGCAATCATAGCCTTAGGTTTCAGAGGGACCCCGTTCTAGATTTTCCCGCAAATGGGAAAGGTCCCCTACGTGTTGGGTTTGCTATCACACTCGGTGCAGATACCCCCGAAAAGATCATCAAAAGAAGTCGTCCTGTTCAGCCTGAACGAGCGGCGGTATTGATCGATAAGATTCTCCGATCGAGTTGCCTTTGCCGCGATCAAAAAACTGCGTGGTTCTGGTATGCGGAGAGCAGTTATACACCGCAAATATCCCCTCAACTGATTGAGGCTGCTCGCGCCGCTACTGATGTTAATCACCATGAATGGGCCGCTCTCTGGTCTTTATTTCACAGCGGAGGAACTCCTGGCGACATTCGGACGATATGCATTCCGCAAGTTCTCCACGAATTGAGCCCGATACAGAATCCACATCCCCCCATTGAATTGATATCTGCCATTCGAAGTATTGGCGAGGCCAACACTGAACAAGCTAATAATTTTAGTGGTCATGGGATAATCGACAGGCTTGCTCGGCTTGAAAGTCCTGGCCTAATGCATCAGAACAAGCGCGCGTTGTTTGATGAGATCGTACGCTTCTTCCGTACAGTGACAAAAAATGATCAAGCAAGAATCACGATCCCTTATGAAAGAGATACGATTCTCGTCGAGATGAATGGGAAAACTTTGCCACTGATCTCTTTAGGGACCGGCATCCACGAAGTTATTATTCTGGCAGCAGCAGCCACTATTCTTCAAAACCAGATTGTATGCATAGAAGAACCAGAATTACACCTGCATCCATCATTGCAAAAGCTCCTAATTAGATACTTGCTTGAAAACACGTCCAACCAATATTTTATAACTACACACTCGCCGCATTTTCTCGATGCTCCCAATGCTTCGATATTCCATATACGACAAGAAAATGGATTTTCCAAAGGTGAACTCGCTGAGACCGATTGCAGTAAGTCGATGATCTGTGGGGATTTAGGACATCGCGCATCAGATCTGATGCAGGCAAACTCTGTTATCTGGGTGGAAGGTCCCTCCGATCGCATCTATCTACAACACTGGATTAACTCGATCGCACCAACACTGCTTGAAGGATTGCATTACTCAATAATGTTTTACGGAGGTCGCTTATTAAGTCATCTCTCTGCTGACGACAAAGAGATAGAGGATTTTATTTCTCTACGAAGGTTAAATCGTTGGCTATCAATCGTCATTGATAGTGATAAGAAGAATTCCAAGGCCGCCATAAATGCTACAAAACGTCGTGTGCAGGCAGAATTTGATAGTGGGCCCGGGTTTTCCTGGATAACAGCCGGCAGAGAGATAGAGAACTACATTAAAGCTACGACCTTAGAGGATGCTGTTAAGGGGTTATATGGGTCTAAGGCGATACTACGCGGGAGGAATAAATACTCTCATCGACTTTGCGAACACTATGACAAAGTAAAAGTAGCTCATGCCATTGCGCAGAAATCGGCTGATCTATTGATGCTGGACCTCGAAGAGAAAATACAATCGCTCGTAAAGTTTATCTGTGCTGCGAACGATCTTTCTGTAGCTAACGTACTGCAAACAGAGCTGAACGACAAAACATGA
- a CDS encoding MerR family transcriptional regulator produces MSDRLLMTNDAARLLERAGPTVRYYERIGRLPAQRTADGTRLFKEEDVMKLKKELDGSKGLEAVIGV; encoded by the coding sequence ATGAGCGACCGGTTGCTGATGACCAATGATGCCGCACGGCTCTTGGAAAGGGCTGGACCGACCGTCAGATATTACGAACGAATCGGCCGCCTTCCTGCACAGAGAACGGCGGATGGGACCAGACTGTTCAAAGAGGAGGACGTCATGAAACTGAAAAAGGAACTCGACGGATCGAAGGGACTAGAAGCGGTGATAGGAGTGTAG
- a CDS encoding GldG family protein has protein sequence MILTRLPFGLIGIALAISGLVAYSLVPDSMWLVTPVEGLALACFIATLALRFDSLKSFSSRRTTRMGANSLLMVVMFIGIVSIINFLGARHSLRWDLSENQNFSLAPQTHRVLRTLPREVKITVFTREKDPGYQSYKERLDSYRQASSKIAVEFIDPERQPKLAQAYGITRSDTAIFESGTQTIRITNPSEAELTGALMRVSKDDKKRILFLEGHGEHSLDDRERTGFSNAKEILIKQGYEVDRVSLLAQPAVPDNASILVVAGPRKPITNDELTRIHAYVEKGGHLLLMLDPDTQADVASLLSKWGVGMGPGVLVDLQDRLAQGDLTALLIRTFTEHEITQDLTAAVLFPLARHITFDEQAGKEWDYVPLARTSPNSWAETDLKGRVVSLNEKEDIKGPLPIAAALAPKTPPAEGKPRPAMVLIGNSVFATNAFINFPGNTDFFLHTAAWLAEDRDMIAIGPRDQVLRPFIPNPLQERALLYIQVVLLPAAMCIVGVVVWRKRRRL, from the coding sequence ATGATCTTGACCCGTCTTCCTTTTGGACTCATCGGCATTGCACTGGCTATTTCGGGCCTCGTCGCCTATAGCCTGGTGCCAGACTCAATGTGGCTGGTGACGCCCGTAGAAGGCCTTGCACTGGCCTGTTTCATTGCCACGCTCGCACTCCGCTTCGATTCGCTCAAATCGTTCTCGTCGCGCCGGACAACCAGAATGGGGGCGAATAGCCTCCTGATGGTTGTGATGTTCATAGGCATCGTGAGCATCATCAATTTCCTGGGTGCGCGGCACTCTCTTCGCTGGGACCTTTCTGAAAATCAGAACTTCTCTCTCGCTCCACAGACCCACCGGGTACTCCGCACCTTGCCACGCGAGGTCAAGATCACCGTGTTTACTCGAGAGAAAGATCCCGGCTATCAGTCGTATAAGGAACGACTGGACAGCTACCGGCAAGCGAGTTCAAAGATCGCCGTGGAATTCATCGATCCCGAGCGTCAGCCGAAACTCGCGCAAGCTTACGGTATTACCAGGAGCGACACGGCGATTTTCGAGAGTGGGACACAAACGATTCGGATCACCAACCCCTCCGAAGCCGAACTGACGGGCGCATTGATGCGCGTCTCCAAAGATGACAAGAAGCGCATTTTGTTTCTCGAAGGTCATGGTGAACACAGCCTCGACGATCGCGAGCGCACGGGATTTTCCAACGCCAAAGAGATTCTGATCAAACAAGGCTATGAGGTCGACCGAGTCAGTTTGCTCGCTCAGCCGGCCGTACCAGACAATGCGTCGATCCTGGTTGTCGCAGGCCCTCGCAAACCCATCACCAACGACGAATTGACTCGGATCCATGCATATGTTGAGAAGGGCGGTCACCTGCTCCTCATGCTCGATCCCGATACGCAGGCAGATGTCGCTTCGCTGCTCTCAAAATGGGGGGTTGGCATGGGGCCGGGTGTGCTCGTCGATCTACAAGACCGGTTGGCACAAGGAGATCTCACGGCCCTGCTGATTCGCACCTTCACAGAGCACGAAATCACACAGGATCTCACCGCAGCAGTTTTATTTCCGCTTGCCCGACATATCACCTTTGACGAACAAGCAGGGAAGGAATGGGACTATGTACCGCTGGCGCGTACATCGCCGAACAGTTGGGCAGAAACCGATCTGAAAGGACGAGTCGTCAGTCTGAATGAAAAGGAAGATATCAAAGGTCCGTTGCCCATCGCCGCAGCCTTGGCGCCGAAGACACCTCCAGCCGAGGGCAAACCAAGGCCGGCCATGGTTCTGATCGGCAATTCGGTCTTCGCCACCAATGCTTTCATTAACTTTCCTGGCAATACGGATTTCTTTCTACATACGGCCGCGTGGCTGGCCGAGGACAGAGATATGATTGCAATCGGCCCGCGTGATCAGGTTTTACGACCGTTCATCCCCAACCCTCTGCAAGAACGGGCGCTTCTCTACATCCAAGTCGTCTTGTTACCCGCCGCCATGTGTATCGTAGGCGTCGTCGTCTGGCGCAAGCGCCGCCGGTTATAG
- a CDS encoding DUF4340 domain-containing protein — protein MRYWPTVLMALVLTGLGLYVYFIEFPAKESQERAEITEKKVLSIEQQHIETVRFKTERDEVQIDRTDKGWMLSSPIQTEADQREVQALIRSLVTGSIHRVVEDTPTALGPFGLDHPVATVTVKSTTSEETFSIGDTGPLSSTLYVLRASDHKLLLTDMAPKDFVNKTLMTFRRKDILHVAQGEVERLRLTYPTTEIVLYHVNEKPKGKWKIRYPIEAEADATEVRMILFRLEDLKALRIIDPGPERDQLARTLGAPKVKVTVHSTDGDQVVKLYQPDPASGEAIAETAPDSPLYKVAPTAIRDLTKELFVLQDKRLLGVDSAEIAMLSVTTPAEHFTLINQNGEWVLEDRPTEKVDQQVAELFVSRVANVPAEQRVMKQSGPLAPYGLVAPSAQFVATGRDGKIAGKLSLGSQSGGLVYATGQRLQGLYQIRADLLQQIPPKKELVLPSQNSSGSAP, from the coding sequence ATGCGATATTGGCCCACCGTCCTTATGGCTCTCGTTCTGACGGGACTCGGCCTGTATGTATACTTCATCGAGTTTCCCGCCAAAGAATCTCAAGAACGTGCCGAAATCACGGAGAAGAAAGTTTTATCTATTGAACAGCAACATATCGAAACGGTGCGATTCAAGACAGAAAGGGACGAGGTGCAGATCGACCGAACGGACAAAGGGTGGATGCTCTCCTCCCCGATTCAAACCGAGGCGGACCAACGCGAGGTTCAAGCATTGATCCGATCCCTCGTCACAGGATCCATCCATCGTGTCGTAGAGGACACCCCTACCGCCCTGGGGCCGTTCGGTCTCGATCATCCGGTGGCAACCGTCACGGTCAAATCCACGACGTCCGAAGAAACATTCTCCATCGGCGACACCGGACCGCTTTCATCGACGCTCTATGTCCTGCGAGCATCGGATCACAAGCTGCTGCTGACCGACATGGCACCGAAAGATTTTGTGAACAAAACCCTGATGACCTTCCGCCGAAAAGATATCCTTCATGTTGCGCAGGGAGAGGTCGAGCGCTTACGGCTTACCTATCCCACTACCGAGATTGTGCTGTACCACGTCAACGAAAAGCCGAAAGGCAAGTGGAAGATTCGCTACCCGATCGAAGCTGAAGCCGATGCGACCGAAGTACGTATGATTCTGTTCCGGCTTGAAGACTTAAAGGCCCTCCGCATCATCGATCCGGGACCAGAGAGAGATCAGCTAGCCAGGACCCTCGGCGCTCCCAAAGTCAAAGTGACCGTGCATTCGACTGATGGAGATCAAGTCGTCAAGCTGTACCAGCCGGATCCTGCGAGCGGCGAAGCGATCGCTGAGACGGCTCCCGATTCACCATTATACAAAGTCGCCCCTACGGCGATTCGGGACCTGACCAAAGAACTGTTCGTTCTGCAGGACAAGCGATTGCTCGGTGTCGACTCGGCAGAGATCGCCATGCTGAGCGTCACAACCCCAGCTGAACACTTCACACTGATCAATCAAAATGGGGAATGGGTTTTGGAGGATCGCCCGACAGAGAAAGTGGATCAGCAGGTGGCTGAATTATTTGTGAGCCGGGTCGCCAATGTTCCGGCTGAACAGCGGGTCATGAAACAATCAGGCCCTCTGGCGCCCTATGGTCTGGTTGCGCCGAGCGCGCAGTTCGTCGCCACAGGGCGGGATGGCAAAATCGCAGGCAAGCTTTCCCTCGGAAGCCAATCGGGCGGATTGGTATACGCGACGGGACAGCGACTTCAAGGGCTCTATCAAATCCGTGCCGATCTGCTCCAGCAGATTCCCCCAAAGAAGGAACTGGTCCTGCCTAGCCAAAATTCGTCGGGTTCTGCTCCTTAA
- a CDS encoding ATP-binding cassette domain-containing protein, translating into MIDVHQVTKRYGHHTAIDRVTFSVAKGEILAFLGPNGAGKTTTMRILTCFMPASEGTATVAGFDCLDHPMEVKRRIGYLPETPPVYQELTVAEYLQFVGRLRGLSGQVMTSAIGREVDRLGLGAVRHRVIGNLSRGYRQRVGLAQALLHDPPVLILDEPTVGLDPKQIIEIRELIKSLAGSHSVILSTHILPEATAVCQRVVIISSGRIMAEDTPDQLSARLRHSEKISLLLKRPPADAQEKLRHIDGVQHVFPSGRDNGFLLECALGHDVREDAARFVVEKGWGLLELNTVSMTLEDVFLQLTRHEEGVGHGENIQANPALTVTAMSSEGRP; encoded by the coding sequence ATGATTGACGTCCATCAGGTTACGAAGCGATACGGCCACCACACCGCGATCGACCGCGTGACGTTTTCGGTAGCCAAAGGAGAGATATTGGCCTTTCTCGGTCCCAATGGCGCCGGCAAGACAACGACCATGCGCATTTTGACGTGTTTCATGCCCGCAAGCGAAGGCACGGCGACTGTCGCAGGCTTCGATTGCCTGGATCATCCCATGGAGGTCAAACGGCGAATCGGATATCTTCCTGAAACTCCACCTGTCTATCAGGAGTTGACGGTAGCGGAATATCTTCAGTTCGTCGGCCGCCTACGCGGCCTCTCGGGACAGGTCATGACGTCTGCCATCGGCCGTGAAGTCGACCGGCTGGGTTTGGGCGCGGTTCGGCATCGCGTGATTGGGAATTTATCCCGCGGATATCGGCAACGCGTGGGACTTGCTCAAGCATTGCTTCACGATCCGCCTGTTTTGATTCTCGATGAACCCACCGTCGGCCTCGACCCGAAACAGATCATAGAAATTCGGGAACTGATTAAAAGTTTGGCCGGTTCGCACTCAGTCATTTTGAGTACGCACATCCTGCCAGAGGCGACGGCCGTCTGCCAGCGAGTGGTGATTATCAGCTCCGGCCGTATCATGGCCGAAGACACACCTGACCAATTGTCCGCGAGGCTTCGGCATTCCGAAAAAATCTCGCTACTGTTGAAACGGCCGCCCGCTGATGCACAGGAGAAGCTTCGTCATATCGATGGGGTCCAGCACGTCTTTCCCAGCGGACGAGACAACGGGTTCCTGCTCGAATGCGCGTTGGGTCATGACGTCCGGGAAGACGCCGCTCGCTTCGTCGTCGAAAAAGGATGGGGGTTGCTCGAATTGAATACTGTCTCGATGACGCTCGAAGATGTCTTCCTCCAACTCACACGGCATGAAGAAGGAGTCGGCCACGGTGAGAACATTCAGGCAAATCCGGCCTTGACCGTGACTGCGATGTCATCGGAGGGCCGTCCATGA
- a CDS encoding AlpA family transcriptional regulator, with protein MRKGIHQDAGNSSPMVQEALPVPGSRRGKPGRPKSGDPGIFRSGHTAGTATMETASSSGDPKRALVTLTVVPIGPRVLDLHSTAAYLGLSEWTVRELEAAGTLPRLRIPGPNAGEVRKLLFDRSDLDRLIDAWKEKA; from the coding sequence ATGAGAAAGGGCATTCACCAGGACGCGGGAAATTCCTCACCAATGGTTCAAGAAGCCTTGCCCGTGCCTGGTTCACGCCGCGGGAAGCCCGGCCGGCCGAAATCTGGCGATCCGGGCATCTTCCGTTCTGGGCACACTGCGGGCACAGCGACGATGGAAACAGCGTCTAGCAGCGGAGATCCTAAGAGAGCGCTGGTTACACTAACCGTCGTTCCTATCGGTCCTCGCGTCCTCGACCTCCACAGCACCGCTGCCTATCTCGGCCTTTCAGAATGGACGGTTAGAGAGCTGGAAGCGGCGGGCACATTGCCCCGGTTACGCATTCCAGGCCCCAATGCTGGCGAAGTGCGGAAGCTCTTGTTCGACCGGTCAGACCTGGATCGGCTGATCGATGCATGGAAGGAGAAAGCATGA
- a CDS encoding tyrosine-type recombinase/integrase, which translates to MAPNFTVFPTGTPPSPQTIGELLLEFDRRHLATLKYPHSTRSRIAMYFPPLHPYTLDTLTRPLIKQWFDQINAHSSSQACACLKHLHLLYNKCLEWGRYHGLNPAYREGTATALTRVTVAPLPAPSTSLRPGMTIGELLEQYYRLHISTLKGGGRGIMTNMEKHFGPLKPYTLESLTVAQITEWINPIRANIPSMAIFLVKKLRHLYNWAEQLECYDGKNRAMKVPIGTAGKRKEFVREHEMPTLLDILKRQPLRERCFFMFMLTLFPRPGEAAELLVSHLQFWTDEHGETVGMWHKVDSKTQKIDPIDLPPVLASLLVTYIRSRPKPSTFLFPGRGNKPLSVSRWTQLWHDIRKRAGVDRITRHDLRRTGSTWAVDTSKDLVTVSKKGLGHTNFKTTSIYVQAMDSSTASMYRQHEARLLNVAEPRQAVMKPPFKTPPRALGSPISSAVHSSVDVSRMPTPDPVAVAPVPSTSHEDCWQDFPG; encoded by the coding sequence ATGGCTCCCAACTTCACCGTGTTTCCCACTGGAACGCCCCCTAGTCCTCAGACGATCGGCGAGCTTCTGCTCGAGTTCGACCGGCGACACCTCGCCACGTTGAAGTATCCACACTCGACGCGCAGCCGGATCGCCATGTACTTTCCGCCCTTACACCCCTATACGCTCGACACCCTCACGCGGCCACTCATCAAGCAGTGGTTCGATCAGATCAATGCGCATTCCTCGTCACAAGCCTGTGCCTGTCTCAAACACTTACATTTGCTCTACAACAAGTGTCTGGAATGGGGGCGATATCATGGTCTGAACCCGGCCTACCGTGAGGGGACCGCGACCGCGCTGACCCGCGTCACCGTTGCCCCCCTCCCCGCACCCTCGACATCCCTCCGGCCTGGCATGACCATTGGGGAATTATTGGAGCAGTACTATCGGTTGCATATCTCCACGCTCAAGGGCGGTGGACGCGGGATCATGACGAATATGGAAAAACATTTTGGCCCGCTGAAGCCGTACACGCTGGAATCCTTGACCGTGGCGCAGATTACCGAATGGATCAATCCGATTCGTGCGAACATTCCCAGCATGGCGATCTTCCTGGTGAAGAAACTCCGTCATCTCTATAACTGGGCCGAGCAACTGGAATGCTACGACGGGAAGAACCGAGCGATGAAGGTGCCCATTGGGACGGCGGGCAAGCGGAAGGAATTTGTTCGTGAGCATGAAATGCCGACCTTGCTGGACATCCTCAAACGTCAGCCACTTCGGGAACGGTGCTTCTTCATGTTCATGCTGACGTTGTTCCCGAGACCAGGAGAAGCGGCGGAGCTGTTGGTGAGCCATCTGCAATTCTGGACCGATGAGCACGGAGAAACGGTCGGCATGTGGCACAAGGTCGATAGCAAGACGCAGAAGATTGACCCGATCGACCTGCCACCCGTCCTGGCAAGTCTCCTCGTCACCTACATCCGATCGAGACCGAAGCCCTCCACTTTTCTCTTCCCCGGCCGTGGAAATAAGCCGCTCAGCGTCTCGCGGTGGACGCAGCTCTGGCATGACATCCGAAAACGGGCTGGCGTGGATCGTATCACCCGTCATGACCTGCGTCGGACCGGCTCGACCTGGGCGGTTGACACCTCAAAGGATCTCGTGACCGTCTCGAAGAAGGGGCTCGGGCACACCAACTTTAAAACCACGAGTATTTACGTGCAGGCCATGGATAGTTCGACGGCCTCAATGTATCGGCAACACGAAGCCAGACTGTTGAATGTGGCAGAGCCGAGACAGGCCGTGATGAAGCCGCCGTTTAAGACGCCTCCTCGTGCACTCGGCTCTCCTATCTCTTCCGCAGTGCATTCATCCGTTGACGTATCACGCATGCCGACCCCGGACCCAGTCGCGGTTGCGCCCGTACCATCCACGTCGCACGAGGACTGCTGGCAGGACTTTCCAGGCTGA
- a CDS encoding helix-turn-helix domain-containing protein, producing the protein MRGKKQVSPANHAAFVIACNRHPFLANVAKLMRDQGMTKEVFARRAKLSLDRIEDILNGLSHPTADELTPISQALNTKIKNLTKGV; encoded by the coding sequence ATGAGGGGCAAGAAACAAGTTTCGCCGGCTAACCATGCAGCGTTTGTAATAGCCTGCAATCGCCATCCGTTTTTAGCGAACGTCGCCAAGCTCATGAGAGATCAAGGGATGACTAAGGAGGTTTTTGCGCGCAGGGCGAAACTTAGTCTCGATCGGATTGAAGACATTCTAAATGGTCTTAGCCACCCCACTGCAGATGAACTCACGCCCATATCTCAAGCATTAAATACAAAGATAAAAAACCTAACAAAGGGGGTATAA
- a CDS encoding helix-turn-helix domain-containing protein has translation MPEASNPPMAGIPDEPSFTVREAAEILGVNKATVYRYLETGELHGLGPRYFFRICRQSILKKMNKRRLP, from the coding sequence ATGCCCGAAGCATCCAACCCCCCGATGGCAGGCATTCCCGATGAACCCTCTTTCACTGTGCGTGAAGCAGCAGAGATTCTCGGCGTCAATAAGGCAACGGTCTATCGATATCTGGAAACAGGAGAACTTCATGGATTGGGCCCGCGCTATTTCTTTCGTATCTGCCGTCAATCGATCCTCAAGAAGATGAACAAACGGAGGCTCCCATGA